CGGCGAGCAGGACGGTACGAATTGCGGTCATGGAAGTCTCCTTTGGTGACGCAAAGATGTCGACGGACTGCCGGGCTGGGCCCGTTGTGCAGCCGCGGAACGCTTGAATTTCAGAGGGCGTCGGCCAGTTCGCGGGGCTTGGCCGTGGGCCGCCGGGCGGGCTCGATGCTGGTGGAAGTCATGGCTTCGGAGAAGGCGTCTTCGAGCCCCTCGGCACCGTAGAGCTGGCGCGCCACATCGGTGGTCAGTTGCTCGGGTGTGCCGTCAAACACCACCCGGCCTGCCGCCATGCCGATGATGCGACCGCAATAGGCGCGCGCAGTATCCAGGGTATGCAGATTGGTAATCACGGTCAGGCCCTGCTCGCGATTGATGGCGTGCAGGCTGTCCATGACGATCTTGGCATTGCGCGGGTCCAGGCTCGCGATCGGCTCATCGGCCAGGATCATGCGCGGGGCCTGCATCAGCGCCCGAGCAATGGCCACACGCTGCTGCTGGCCACCGGACAGGGTCTGGGCCCACTGGGTGGCAGTCTGGGCGATGTCGAGCCGTTCGAGCGCCTGGAGTGCCCGCAACTGCTCAGCTTCGGTAAAAATCTGCAACAGCGACAGCAGCGTCGAGCGATGGTTGAGCCGGCCCAGCATCACATTGGTGATCACATCCAGACGTGGCACCAGATTGAACTGCTGAAAGATCATGGCGCAATCACGTTGCCAGTTGCGCAGCGCCTTGCCGCGCAGCGCCGAGACCTCGACGCCATCAAAGCGGATGGCGCCCTCGGACACATTGGTCAGCCGGTTGATCATTCGCAGCAGGGTCGACTTGCCGGCGCCTGAACGGCCGATAATGCCGACCATCTGCCCCTGCGGGATTTCCAGATTCACGTCGCTGACGGCAAGCTTGTCGCCGAAGCGCCGCGAGACATTTGAAATCGTAAGCATCAGCGCCCTCGCTGTTGAACTGCGGCAGACCTAGGGCGGCGACGTGAAGCTGGGATTACACTGGGGTGACGGTTGCGTGACGATGCACAAGAGCGCAATTTGGGAGCCCGGAACGGGCAAAAACGCCCCTGGGATCGATGCCAGGGAGCGCTTTTGAGTGCCCGCTCTACCTGATCGTGTGCAATAGGGGCCTACGCAACGATCCTGGGCGCAAAGGCAGTCACATCGAGAATGCGGTCGGCGACCTGCTCGCGCACTTCCTCATCGTGGAAGATGCCCAATTGGGCGACACCTGCCGCCTTTTTCTCGGCAATCATGGCCACCACAACGGCCCTGTTGGTGGCGTCGAGCGAGGCCGTCGGTTCATCGAGCAGCAGCACCGGATGGGCGGTGATGAAGCCGCGCGCAATATTGACGCGCTGCTGCTCACCGCCTGAAAAAGTCGCTGGCGGCAGGCTCCACAGCCGTTCAGGCAGGTTGAGCCGGGCCAGCAGGTCGCGCGCCCGTCCCTGCGCCCGTTCGCGTTCAACGCCGCGAATAACCAGCGGTTCGGCCACCACGTCGAGCGCGGAAACGCGGGGTACGGTGCGCAGGAACTGGCTGACATAGCCGATGCTATCGCGCCTGAGCGTCAGCACGGTGCGCGGGTCGGCACTGGCCAGATCCACCGGCTCACCATGGTGGCGCAACACGATGGTGCCAGCATCAACACCATAATTGCCATAGACCATTTTGAGGATCGAACTCTTGCCGGCCCCCGATGGTCCGCCCAGCACGACGCATTCGCCGGGCTGGACGTCGAAGGTCACATTGTCGACCACCGGCAGCACCACGCCATCGCGCAGGTGCATGGTGAAGGTCTTGGCCAGATTTTTCACGGATAGGGCGGTCATTGGATAGCTCCGCAGATGTGTAAGAAACCCCCACCTTGGTCCCTCCCCACAAGGGAGAGGGAGAAGACGGGGCAACGATCGGTGGCACAGTGTCGTCCGCGCACTGGACAGGCTTCCCTCCCCCTTGTGGGAAGGCAATGAGGGTGGAGGATCTCATCCTCACACCTGCAAGATCGAGGAGACGAGCAATTGGGTATAGGGCTCGCGCGGATCATCCAGCACCCGGTCGGTCAGACCGGATTCGATGACGTGGCCGTCCTTCATCACCATCATGCGGTGGCTGAGCAGACGCGCGACGGCCAGATCATGGGTCACCACTATGGCCGCCAGTCCCAACTCCCCAACCAGTCCGCGCAGCAGATCGAGCAGGCGGGCCTGCACCGACACATCAAGGCCGCCAGTGGGCTCGTCCATGAACACCAGGCGCGGCCCGGTCACCAGATTACGGGCAATCTGCAGGCGCTGGCGCATGCCGCCAGAAAAGGATCGCGGCTGATCGTCAACACGGTCGGCGGCAATCTCCACCCGACCGAGCCAATCGAGCGCGGTGGCGCGGATATGGCCGTAG
The DNA window shown above is from Devosia litorisediminis and carries:
- the phnC gene encoding phosphonate ABC transporter ATP-binding protein, with protein sequence MLTISNVSRRFGDKLAVSDVNLEIPQGQMVGIIGRSGAGKSTLLRMINRLTNVSEGAIRFDGVEVSALRGKALRNWQRDCAMIFQQFNLVPRLDVITNVMLGRLNHRSTLLSLLQIFTEAEQLRALQALERLDIAQTATQWAQTLSGGQQQRVAIARALMQAPRMILADEPIASLDPRNAKIVMDSLHAINREQGLTVITNLHTLDTARAYCGRIIGMAAGRVVFDGTPEQLTTDVARQLYGAEGLEDAFSEAMTSTSIEPARRPTAKPRELADAL
- the phnL gene encoding phosphonate C-P lyase system protein PhnL — translated: MTALSVKNLAKTFTMHLRDGVVLPVVDNVTFDVQPGECVVLGGPSGAGKSSILKMVYGNYGVDAGTIVLRHHGEPVDLASADPRTVLTLRRDSIGYVSQFLRTVPRVSALDVVAEPLVIRGVERERAQGRARDLLARLNLPERLWSLPPATFSGGEQQRVNIARGFITAHPVLLLDEPTASLDATNRAVVVAMIAEKKAAGVAQLGIFHDEEVREQVADRILDVTAFAPRIVA
- the phnK gene encoding phosphonate C-P lyase system protein PhnK — its product is MSAEPLLKVEGLTKYYGSRLGCADVSFALWPGEVLAIVGESGSGKTTLLNSLSATLEPSAGRTLYRMRDEQWRNIYDLSEAERRFLVRTDWGFVHQNPADGLRMTVSAGANVGERLMAVGDRNYGHIRATALDWLGRVEIAADRVDDQPRSFSGGMRQRLQIARNLVTGPRLVFMDEPTGGLDVSVQARLLDLLRGLVGELGLAAIVVTHDLAVARLLSHRMMVMKDGHVIESGLTDRVLDDPREPYTQLLVSSILQV